From Mytilus edulis chromosome 9, xbMytEdul2.2, whole genome shotgun sequence, the proteins below share one genomic window:
- the LOC139487432 gene encoding mitochondrial import inner membrane translocase subunit Tim23-like has translation MDNNQKKRSGFFANSPYDQPMNVPVTSGPAGSIMSPYMNFDPKYLPTKDDGFIFPEGAGRQRGRFEMAFAQIGGSIFAGGAAGGMNGIYTGYREIKGATDMSTAVKRTQMLNFIGKRGAASAQSVGVIALLYSLFGVGLQLARGEDDEYNTITAATATGLLYKSAGGPRKSLIGGGVGLGIAAAYVLFMKSDTFKSYMTRSR, from the exons ATGGATAACAATCAAAAGAAGCGATCAGGGTTCTTTGCTAACTCGCCTTATGATCAACCAATGAATGTCCCAG TCACATCTGGACCTGCTGGGAGTATAATGTCGCCATACATGAACTTTGATCCAAAGTATTTGCCA ACCAAGGATGATGGCTTTATTTTCCCCGAGGGTGCTGGTCGACAACGAGGAAGATTTGAAATGGCGTTTGCACAAATTGGAGGATCAATCTTTGCAG GTGGAGCAGCGGGTGGCATGAATGGTATTTACACTGGTTACAGAGAGATTAAAGGAGCTACAGACATGTCAACCGCCGTAAAGAGAACACA GATGTTAAATTTTATAGGTAAAAGAGGAGCAGCTTCAGCACAGTCAGTAGGTGTAATAG CTTTGTTGTACAGTTTATTTGGTGTTGGATTACAGTTAGCACGAGGTGAAGATGACGAATACAATACAATAACAGCAGCGACTGCTACCGGTCTTCTATACAAATCTGCAG GTGGACCGCGGAAGTCCTTAATAGGAGGAGGAGTTGGACTTGGTATAGCAGCAgcttatgttttatttatgaaatcagACACTTTCAAATCATACATGACCAGAAGTAGATAG